AGgctaatatttcattttatatcaaatgctattagtattattaaagaCTAATGTACGGATATGCAaatcaatatgaataattaattgataaaatgtaATAGATATACTAACAATAGTTTTCTTTtaagaatgaaaataattaatatccgAATTTTAAGGTGATTGGATATATGATGAGATTTTGGTGTTAAGTGATGCTGACCgatagaatttaaaagatcTTAGAAGTAAGcttctaaaatttgaattagttaAAGGATTCAacactattttattaatatgtaaTATATGCATTGGatgtaaatataaatgaagatAATGTTCATTGGATTGGACATAGagagaattttaaatatgataaaaaacTATTATCTGATAAACACTGGCAGAATATgaagataaatataaatttggatAACGAAAATTACcatacttaattaattgataagtTGGCTCAacagaaaatattttacCCTTCATGGTATTATGAGGTGGAGATAGAATACGATGTTATTAGGAGCAATATTAAGATGATAGTAGaagaacttaaataaatacaacGGCGTTTTTCTTCTAGTgaagaatttgaagattaaGTATAATTAGAGAGTTTAATCAAGAGCTctaacaatatttttgaataaaaagaatctCCTCAATCATTGTAgaattacataaaataatttttaaacaacAATGATATAATTGAATGTTGTGATTCATTAGATTCAATAGAAAAACtggataaaattaaaacgAGATTATCTGATAGCTCTAATATGTCTACTGAGATTAGTACCTCggttaatttatctaaaatagttGAAAATATGGAAAAGTTGATTTCGGATTTAATActgataaaaaaaaaattaaaataaagagaattcatattataattaagagCTAGCAAAtggaaattaaaaactaaacGAGAAATTGAATggctttattattttaataagacatcttttatcaaaattcCTGATAGCCGTCAAAATCTTTAGGAATATATACTAGAAATTTTACACAAGTTAAAATTCATGAATAATGGCTACTACtagaatcaaatataaatgttttattgaactatttttatgtatctaaaatttaatttaatttaaagattctCTGCGTGTTGACATAgtaaaaaaattatacttttccaatatttgaatatgttattatcatattactaataaatttttattttaaattaattgtcaTTAAAAAATGCTTAGTTGGTTCAAAAAAAAGAAGCCTGAGACTAATTAACCATAATAAGAGGAAAAAGATGAGAGTGATTTTGTTgaagtaaatatttaataaatttgaaggaTGATACTTAAGTTGTTACTAATGAGGATAAAGAGTTGGAAGAAAAGGGATTTGATCCAATAGCATAAGTTTAAGAATAGGACAAGGAAAATGAAGGAATTGCTGATCCTGATAAATTGGAATATGTTGGTTATCATGATATCTCAGGAGAtgaaatactttaattagtGCTCAACTTAAAAAACTTTCCAAATGATGAGGAAATTCGTCATGTTGAAGGATATGAAAAAGGAGGACGAATCTGTGCTGACAAAAAAGTAGTTAGCAAGGCCAGAAGTGTTGGAAAGGAAATGGTAAAATAAATAGGAAAGAAAATCTTATCAGGATCGTTGAATCTTACTAAAGTTAGTTTTCCTATTAGAGTAATGATTCCTAAAACTGCCTTGGAAACTGCTGTTCATGgaagtaattaatatgagTAAACTATCATAGCGTCCATATTTCCCTTATACATTACAAAGGCAACAATGACTCCAGATTTTTTGGAAAGATTCAAATTAGTTATCACAGCAACATTATCCTCATTTTTTTGGACCAATACATTTTTGAAACCTGTATATCTTCAAATAAATGTAGCTTAATCCAATATTGGGTGAAACTTTACAAGCATCCTATAATGATGGAACACAAGTATATTGTGAATAAATTATGCATCATCCACCTGTAAGTTACTTTTTAGTTTATGGACCAAACAAGAAATACAAATACTATGGATATTATTTGGTTGAAGGAAGAGCAGGCTTAAATTCTGTGACAGTATAaaaaaattctatattagattattaataaaggaaGACGATCAATAGAGTTCAATGATGGGTAAaagattgattttgatttccCTAATGAACTCTATAGCGGTACCTTCTTTGGCTAACTTAGATAGGAATCAATCAACAAAATTACATTCCAAGATAAAGCCAATGGATTATCGTGtataattgatattggaaaagttaaaaagaagtaaatttaaattaagaaattagaacTTCTGATTACTTCTAAGCAGATATCACATGCAAAGGATAAAAGGTTTCAACAGTCTATGGTACATACATAggtttcattaattttgataatgtGAGATATTGGGATTATAGATATGTAGTTCCATTCAAGATTAAGATGGATAAATAACCACTTGAAAGTGATCACAAGAACAGAGCTGATTTACAATCTTTGAAAGCAGGAGATATTCCTATGGcttaaacaaataaagaaattttagaaaactTATAAAGAAATGACAGAAAGCTTAGAGAGTAATAcgaaaaattaaagaaatccAAAAAGTGATTTCAAAGTTAgtgttaaaatataaataaattaattgatctttCTCTCTTCAGATTCTACATTAATTGgacatattatttaaacttcAAACTTGTATCTTTATGTTAATTACAACGCattcatataaaatataaattatcattaaatatttcaataaatactCTTCAAAATACTCCTTCAAAGACATCATCCGTTATAGTTTTTACTGATTGTGCTAATCCTGCCACGCTAAATCTTGATTCATTAGCAGCCTTTttccttattaaatttatgagatGATGAACATGCAATATAGATTCATCCCTTATATTGATAGATGAGacaatgaataataataattccatAGATCGATCGCTCATTTGAACTTTGAAGATCTAGTCCTATACACCATGATATTCCAGagtttttaattcttaatttgtaTATGATGATCCACAAAAAATATATCCCAACCTTATGGCTTATTTTAAGATCACTTAGTCCATTTAATTCaggtaaattaaaaatagctCAAGTaacatttaatgaatttccaataaattagtttatgtAATTTCAGTTATGATTTAAtactattttcttttttttgaattattaaaaatgttttcatatttatttttcattattggCAGGCTGTCTAAGGATAGATGagtttaattttcttaattgataaaatccaaatattcattataaacaGTTAACAATAATACAGATACAATTTCCTCTCCATTCagtatatttaatgatataagACTTGGAATAACACTAATAACTAAAACGTCAGCTTTGTattatttccatttttaaGATGACTTTACAATAGTAAACAATACActataaaattgtttatcaTTATCTACAAGCTTTGaagttattaataaactaattcGTTGACTATTCTTCATCAaagtttatattaattagcCTTAGGTtctcaaaaaaataaattaaaaaatttacttaaattccTGCCAACAACTCCTTTAAATCACCATCTTGAGGTTGATAATTAGTTTCTTACATTCTCTTTATGATTGCAAAGCTTTTATCTTCTTgcattgataataatatataataatataattaatgtaattaattattaattttcacactttttctaattgatgTAGATCAAAATCtagattaaatgaaatttaagcAGTTTAATGGCTCTTAATAGCTTTTTTAAATGTACTAATAACTTTACAAGTCAAATTTCCAGTCATTTTCatatttgtaattgatttttcttataaatagTATTCTGCATTTACCTTATGATACcttttcttcaaataaaaatacattataatatatttgatttttgttttttttctaagcttgtttattaattaatttattgaaaaaaatgcATTAATAAAAAGCATAAATCATTTCTAAAGACCCAAACTTGAAGGATGCAgagaataatcaaaaaaaaccaaattttattttatatgaataattctaagaagattataataatcaaaccCTATAGGAAATAACAGTTGTTTTAAAAGATTGTTtggataaattaaagaaatatccCTTATTGAAAAATGTAGATCATAGACCATTAGAAAAAGATAAGAAAGacgaatttaataaaaatgtagatgatttataaataaaagttaattcTATTAAGGAGATTCTTTaggaaatagaataatttcctccaaaatatgaaaacatatattaaaattaaatacaattacaAATACCAGAAAgtacaaaaaaataataagatgcgcaaaattaagtaattgttTAGCAAAATATAACACCAATTCCTATAAGCAGTACTTTTTTAAcagataatgaaaattaggAATAGAAAGTTAAGAATACATAGGATCAATAGATTTAAACTGAAACAATTTAATGCATTATAGATCACTAATAAGTATTGACATACTTgctataataaaatgtaaaaagaaatataaatatttttcctCAATGTTTTTGCaatgaaagaattaaaaaaacacATTTACTAAGTTTAGAGAATAGAAACTTGTTTGATTAGCTTCTATCCTAATAAgtagaaaatattttagaaaattaaataaaaatctaaaataaataggtGTTTAAGTGCAATAATAGTTTTTGTACATTTAAGTGCTTTGCAGAAAAAAATGTtgataaagataaaaaattttattgtacTCTTTGTGATGAATAATCTGTTCAATTGATAAAAACATatacattaaaaaaaaatttgaatttctattgAGTTTGCATTTTcacaaaatgaaaaaaatcattattctcatcataacaaaaatatattatatatataaccATTTGTATTACTAGAATTTCATTAAGTATAATTATAGTGTAGAATTTACATCTTGTTAAATACTTCGAATAATTTCAATCtaactttaaattttggaGTTATAATCgtattaaactaatttttgCATCTCTAAAGTTGACTACAATCTATTTGCttgatttatgaataaatcttGTGAAAATTGTGAACTCAATTGGTTTTGGTTAAATTTTGTGAAGAGTTTCAAATCTAATACATCTCATTCTTAGTTTGAGTGATATTAATTGAGATATTTCAGTTTAATAATGTTAGGATTAGTTCTTGGCATAtgtttagaattaataaaatcaattttagagATAATTGTTAGAAATTATTCAGACAAGAAAGATTGATAAATAGCAATTGATATTCTTTGATgagaatgaaatttatttattaatttatttaaattatttaaataaaatatctctAAACACTTTGAGAAATAATTCCTTTGATCTCAACTCACAGTGTTGATAATAAACTTATTACtaatgatgaaatattatacatTACTTATCATAAGTGATGAATGATCCGTTCGctgatataaatatatatatatatattaaatttaataaatgccTAAAGACGCTAGAGGAAAAAACAGGAAATGGGGGAATCACAAGGATAGATAATTCGAATAAGTCAATGAGGGtgaattgattgaataattaaaacaccAGGCAGAAGACGATTCAGAAGATGATGAGGAAGTTGAATAAGTAGATTAACCTTAAAAAGTTGAATAAAAAGTGGAAGGCTAAGAGGAGtaacaataagaaaaaaagaagaaaaagaaaaagtaatctaaattttaatgtgTTTAGAAGAGTGACTGCTGAAGGAGTACCAaaaccaaaaaaataaaagagaaatcTTGACATGCCTGAATCAGAAGAGGAAGATGAGTcacaatattattgaatgtaATATAtagatgattaatattaaacataattaatttgagacataaatatattctaagGAAAAAAGGAATGTTACTGTTTCAAAAagcataatttaaaatgagcattaaattattctcgacttttaataacaatgcctaaataataattgtatagATATATATGggaatgaataatttaatcattcaaaaaataCTTCATATGCTCTCATCACTCTTTAGTACATTGTCTTGTACATGACTTAATCCTCTGAATAGTTTTTTTTccttaattcaaaaaatgcTGTGTAATTCACTAAAGTAGAATCAGTGTGTGAAAATACTGAGTCAAGTGTTAATAAGATGAAAAGATCATCAACAAGAACTAGCGTTGGAAGAACTTTATGAAGTGAATCTagattatttctaattttaacaatttctgGGAAGAGCAATCGAGCTAACCCTAAACTTAGATCATAGAgaactttaaaaaaattcttattgCACTCGAAATTAGAACtcataaattctttattaacattcaatttttaaaatgctttttcattcatttattaaaattactataattaatcttatgaTGCACTGTAAACATATTGTTAAgtgatatttaattctttttcaagtacttttttaattttttctctATCTAATCCTTCAGTTAGGAAATTTTCCCAATCCGTTTCATTTACTCCTAttggattattaatatcccaacaacaataatatttaaagttttTATTAACTTCCATCCATTCCACTAATCCTCTACTGATAATAagttcaaatttatttaatccaaaTCTTAGTGATTTCAGATGATCTGAAATGTCTACTTTGCTTTTttcaaagattaatttattagctAAGGCTAATTCATATTCTTTGACTCTTTAAGATAGTAGTCTTAAGAACATACATTTTCCCTTTTCAAAAGTAAGTCTACTAATCAATTTAGAGAagatttcttcattttttctttatttttcagCTTAATCGATAACAACATTAGCATTTTCATGgattctttcaatttcttattcagaATGATCATtcatttcaaaatcaaagtCATCAATTTTGGCTTCATTGATATCTACTGAATCATCTTAAGGTTCatgatattcaaaaatgTTCAATCCCAtttcctttaataatttattctgaaACAAAGGACATGCAAATAAATCGTTCCAATCTATTCTGTCTTCCTCCTTATATCTCATCATctatacaataatttattataaaggCTATGAAACTTGCATACCATTTTTTGGAAACTCAATAAAGTCTCTTTTCATTAGttccattaatttaatttcactCGCATAGAATTCCTTGTATGGATACTTCTTGAAACACATAAAATAGAGAGTAGCTCCTAGACTCCAAATGTCGCATTTGTCTGTATAATCGCCTAAAAGGGATTTGAAAATGTAAATACCTAAAATAACCTAGGGAGCAATAGTAGCTCTGGTTCCTAGATAAGAATGCAATTAAGTCTTTGAGTTGTGTTATTTTGCAAATCCAAAATCGGCTATTTTTAAGACTCCTTTTCGAATAAGTATGTTCTCCGGTTTGACATCTCGATGGATGATTTATTTACTCCTGAGGTATTTAAATCCATTGAGGATTTCTCCAAACTTGTATCTAATCTCTGGCTCAGTGATTTCTTTGTTTTCCTTAATGAATTCAGACAGAGACTAAGatcattaagaatttatttatactgTACCTTTTCATTGCAGAGTTCCATAACCatataaataacattttgtaatttcttaACATCATACAGCTTTACGATATTGGGGTGTTTAAGCAATTTTAAAGCGCAAATCTCTTTTCTAACTGCATCCAAAGTCATTTTCTCTCTATCACTCATTAATGCCATATTCTCTGGAAGTTCCATTTTCTTAATGGCACATTCTTTGTCGTTTTCTTTATTCTGTCTGAAAGGGAATTAGACAAAAATTACACTTAGAAATTGAATCCTCGATACACTTTGCCGAATGCGCCCTCCCCAATTACATCGTCtggattataaaaatacttatCCAATAATATATAGTTTTTTCCATGCAATTCCATGGTCTGTAGTTTTTGGGATTTGCTTTTGGATTTCTCATTACCTGATTATTAATTCgacatttatatttttaacaatCAAATGTATGATCATCCCTAAAGTGGTTTAATGGAAGCCCACTCCTTCAACTTGGATTGTCTCTCCTAAGATATCCATCAAATCAAGCAAACTCTCTAAGGTTGGACGACCATTTTCAGTCAACTGATGGAAATCACAATTGAAACCCATAAGCAGAATCAATACAATGTAAACACATAGTCTCTATTTGTTCAGGCATCACTATTGCAATAGTTAATAACCACTCAACATCGTAGACACAAGCATTCTCAGCCCAAAGACCAAATAAAATTGTCACCCATAAGACCCCACAAAACAGAACCAGATGAAGTAATCAAGCCAGAAaacttttctaaaatatttaataaccCCAAGAAGGTAATCATGTAATCACGCTCTCTTAGATTTCCATTATGCAACTTCAAGGGACCCCATTTGATTCAGCATTTGAAAGCATCAACAAAGAACTCGAAGAGCCTTATAGAGAAGACCAGTATCTATCTGTGCCTAAATCTATGCAGATGTCAGTCGatttaaacaaatagaaGAAGAATCAGCAACTTGAATTGCAGCAACCCCAAAGTGCCAAGAACAATTATGAAAACAAACAATTCGCTTTCAATGCCAAAGTTATGCGTTCCTAAGATATTAAAGCCAACAAAGAGAATCATCAACATCACTTATCCATGAACAGGCCTGATTCCAAACGAATTCTAGACTAACCCCAATTATCAACGGTTGTTGAAGAAAACTAATCACCCTGCATGAGTCcgtatgaaaataatttcagATGTAACTATGCATTTCTAAACCAGATTCCATTGCCTAATCTCATAGATAATATGAACAATGCAGCACTGCCAAAACATCCCAAAATAGTCAAAGACCACTTAATTATTTCCAACAATAACCTATGCAATCAGACAACAATAGGTCTTCCTCAAAGTCTTGTTATGGCAATCAATAGACTCAAGTCCTTTCAAATAATACCAACTTGGTCAATCAATAATAGTAGGCTCAATAACAAACATCTTCACAAAACCCATTCTTAAACAACCTTAATAATGCAAGCActaaaaatgttaaataagTTCCCACATCAACTACTAACCTTCcatttaaatagtaatttgaaattatgaatcaagtaagttatattaaataattagatttcaaattaaagaGCTAAAAGTTACAGTGAGTAAAATTGCAAGAAATAGTTGAGTAAACGTTGTTTAGACATTGATCtcttagataaataatatgagaCTAGTTAGGAATTAATTTGGAAAGCTTAAAAGacaaaaaaatgattacTATTctataatgtaaatttaataattttaatctttttatataaatatataaatatatagataTAGCCTCACTTAAATCTATTCCCTTTTAATCTTTGTAGATAATTTCAAGATACCATACTTATTACACTATATATAGTATTATAATAGTACATAAATACagattctattaatttattaggtatgtgaataatatttaataaatatcattataaaacaatattaattataattattaacaataatgCCTGTGCCTAATAGTTCATATCCAATACCCTTAAGAACAGTTCTCAAAATAGCTCCAGTTTGTATGGTGCTTACAACCCTTGGAACCTTGTTGCCAGTTTGCTTATACGACATTCTTTATCACTCACATGAAAGAATCGATAAATTCTTTTGGAGATCAAGCAGATTTGAGCGCTTTATTAGATGTAGAGACATGAAATTGCGTACATTTTGGTATGAAGCAATGGATTGGTAACCCACTGGCAGAGAAAGCTTTATTTCTACTAGACCATAAGTAGCAGACCCATGAGAGGagtgaatattaaaaatcatataataataatgttcaTTATGTGTGTAATTTCTCATTAGCCCTTGATTTGAATCCATTAAAGTCCCATTTGGTTTCCACTCTTTCAGGCTCCTCAATGTGAGCACCTTATGCATCAACATATGCCAATTGAATTACATCATGAGCTCTGCAATCCCTGCAGAATAAGACCTATCAATAGAATCAAATAGTACTTTAAAGCATTCTCTAATTACTTATTTGGCCTAATCAAGAGTACAATTTTCATTCCAATAATTACTAATGATGGCTTTACAGAAGTAGCTTGCGAATCCAGTTGTAATGAAGTTTGATTCTAAATATGTACCATAGATATCCACGAGTGATAAGTATCTTTCCCCATTATGAAATCCCTAAATTTTTGAGTAATTAATACAGCTATGACATTCTGTAAATATAATGGGTTAATTTTGCATCTTTTTTTATAGGACAATCTTGCTAAGAAATTTCCATAATCTTTAGGTGAAGGATGAACACCATCATCGTATTATAAGGCTGATCTATCAATTTTTGCTAATTCCTTCACCACTTGTTAGAAATCAGAAAATTCACCACTGGATGCATAAATTGTGTTTTTGGATATTTATGCAATCTTTTTTACATttctaaaatcattattctCATTTCATACTTGAATGCAGCCATACTTCCATAACTACAAAGAGTATCTGTCCCAACAATTACTCCTCCATTGTAAACCAATGCAATAACACTACCTCCTGTTACAACAGGGGATGTTGTATGTTG
This window of the Paramecium tetraurelia macronuclear, complete genome genome carries:
- a CDS encoding Oxysterol binding protein — its product is MLSWFKKKKPETNQPQQEEKDESDFVEDDTQVVTNEDKELEEKGFDPIAQVQEQDKENEGIADPDKLEYVGYHDISGDEILQLVLNLKNFPNDEEIRHVEGYEKGGRICADKKVVSKARSVGKEMVKQIGKKILSGSLNLTKVSFPIRVMIPKTALETAVHGTSIFPLYITKATMTPDFLERFKLVITATLSSFFWTNTFLKPLNPILGETLQASYNDGTQVYCEQIMHHPPVSYFLVYGPNKKYKYYGYYLVEGRAGLNSVTIINKGRRSIEFNDGQKIDFDFPNELYSGTFFGQLRQESINKITFQDKANGLSCIIDIGKVKKKTSDYFQADITCKGQKVSTVYGTYIGFINFDNVRYWDYRYVVPFKIKMDKQPLESDHKNRADLQSLKAGDIPMAQTNKEILENLQRNDRKLREQYEKLKKSKK
- a CDS encoding Protein kinase codes for the protein MSNQQSGNEKSKSKSQKLQTMELHGKNYILLDKYFYNPDDVIGEGAFGKVYRGFNFQVQNKENDKECAIKKMELPENMALMSDREKMTLDAVRKEICALKLLKHPNIVKLYDVKKLQNVIYMVMELCNEKSLSEFIKENKEITEPEIRYKFGEILNGFKYLRSKQIIHRDVKPENILIRKGVLKIADFGFAKQHNSKTQLHSYLGTRATIAPQVILGDYTDKCDIWSLGATLYFMCFKKYPYKEFYASEIKLMELMKRDFIEFPKNGMQVSQPLQQIIVQMMRYKEEDRIDWNDLFACPLFQNKLLKEMGLNIFEYHEPQDDSVDINEAKIDDFDFEMNDHSEQEIERIHENANVVIDQAEKQRKNEEIFSKLISRLTFEKGKCMFLRLLSQRVKEYELALANKLIFEKSKVDISDHLKSLRFGLNKFELIISRGLVEWMEVNKNFKYYCCWDINNPIGVNETDWENFLTEGLDREKIKKVLEKELNITQQYVYSASQDQLQQFQQMNEKAFQKLNVNKEFMSSNFECNKNFFKVLYDLSLGLARLLFPEIVKIRNNLDSLHKVLPTLVLVDDLFILLTLDSVFSHTDSTLVNYTAFFELRKKNYSEDQVMYKTMYQRVMRAYEVFFE
- a CDS encoding Proteasome subunit → MIFNSEISGEQQHTTSPVVTGGSVIALVYNGGVIVGTDTLCSYGSMAAFKNVKKIAQISKNTIYASSGEFSDFQQVVKELAKIDRSALQYDDGVHPSPKDYGNFLARLSYKKRCKINPLYLQNVIAGFHNGERYLSLVDIYGTYLESNFITTGFASYFCKAIISNYWNENCTLDQAKQVIRECFKVLFCRDCRAHDVIQLAYVDAQGAHIEEPERVETKWDFNGFKSRANEKLHTQ